A genomic stretch from Natronomonas gomsonensis includes:
- a CDS encoding cupin domain-containing protein has translation MEKATIDDLDNWMGPSAVKRPLGKALGTEHMSMRFYELDPGESTAFGYHAHENQEEVFYVVEGELTFETEDGDVAVAEGEVIRFAPGEFQRSRNETDGRVRTLGIGAPADAGELTLLRECPECGERTDQEIDSVDDGAALVTLCVECGAETGRFS, from the coding sequence ATGGAGAAAGCCACCATAGACGACCTCGACAACTGGATGGGACCGTCGGCAGTCAAGCGGCCGCTCGGGAAGGCTCTCGGCACCGAGCACATGAGCATGCGGTTTTACGAACTCGACCCCGGCGAGAGCACCGCCTTCGGCTATCACGCCCACGAGAACCAAGAGGAGGTGTTCTACGTCGTCGAGGGGGAGTTGACTTTCGAGACCGAGGACGGAGACGTGGCGGTGGCGGAAGGTGAGGTGATTCGGTTCGCTCCGGGAGAGTTCCAGCGGAGCAGAAACGAAACCGACGGCCGCGTCCGAACGCTCGGCATCGGCGCGCCGGCCGACGCCGGCGAGTTGACCCTGCTCCGGGAGTGTCCGGAGTGTGGCGAACGGACCGACCAAGAAATCGACTCGGTCGACGACGGCGCCGCCCTCGTGACGCTGTGTGTCGAGTGCGGCGCCGAGACTGGACGGTTTTCCTAA
- a CDS encoding DCC1-like thiol-disulfide oxidoreductase family protein: protein MSDTFVYDDDCGFCTWWADYFADKTTLEVVGFAELTDAQLERLPDDYEDCSHLLADDAVYSCGAAIEQALARADVPPGSRDVFGFLRQFEDYEQFRERLYHEVADRRGLWGQFLSKEQLEE from the coding sequence ATGAGCGACACGTTCGTCTACGACGACGACTGCGGCTTCTGTACGTGGTGGGCCGACTACTTCGCCGACAAGACGACGCTCGAGGTCGTCGGGTTCGCGGAACTCACCGACGCACAACTGGAGCGGCTCCCCGACGACTACGAGGACTGCTCGCATCTCCTCGCCGACGATGCGGTGTACTCCTGTGGTGCCGCCATCGAGCAGGCGCTGGCCCGGGCTGACGTTCCCCCCGGCTCTCGGGACGTTTTCGGTTTCCTCCGGCAGTTCGAGGACTACGAGCAGTTCCGCGAGCGACTCTACCACGAGGTTGCCGACCGGCGGGGGCTGTGGGGGCAGTTCCTCTCGAAGGAGCAACTCGAAGAGTAA
- a CDS encoding CBS domain-containing protein produces MNVADAMTPRSEVVTVEIPGTREDVLEYLQDRGFSSVPIIKSTDDGEVFRGLVTRESLIEQPDEDQLAILVREVPTIGSSATLTEVAELVVDSGERRVPVVDDGELVGIVTVTDIVRAIAEGEEDGDTTVGGLATREVNTVYEGTPLTVAERELSYADVPYAVVLDESGALSGMLTEVDVIEVARVVQGETDPGDAVANQDDEWMWEGIKAVGSRAVPTLNVEIPTDPVSEFMTADLVTVSRSKTARDAAQLMISNDIEQIPLVSGDELVGVVRDVDLLEALV; encoded by the coding sequence ATGAACGTTGCAGACGCGATGACGCCCCGGTCGGAGGTCGTGACTGTCGAAATCCCCGGTACCCGAGAGGACGTTCTGGAGTACCTCCAAGACCGCGGGTTCTCGTCGGTCCCGATTATCAAATCGACCGACGATGGCGAGGTGTTTCGGGGCCTCGTCACGCGGGAGTCGCTCATCGAACAGCCCGACGAAGACCAGTTGGCGATTCTGGTTCGAGAGGTGCCGACCATCGGGTCGTCGGCGACGCTGACCGAGGTGGCCGAGTTGGTCGTCGACTCCGGTGAGCGCCGCGTCCCAGTCGTCGACGACGGCGAGTTGGTCGGTATCGTCACCGTCACGGACATCGTCCGGGCCATCGCCGAGGGCGAGGAGGACGGCGACACCACCGTTGGCGGCCTCGCGACCCGTGAAGTAAACACCGTCTACGAGGGAACGCCGCTGACGGTCGCAGAGCGGGAACTCTCCTACGCCGACGTGCCCTACGCCGTCGTGTTGGACGAGTCGGGCGCGCTCAGCGGGATGCTCACCGAGGTCGACGTCATCGAGGTCGCACGCGTCGTCCAAGGCGAGACCGACCCCGGCGACGCCGTCGCCAATCAGGACGACGAGTGGATGTGGGAGGGAATCAAGGCCGTTGGAAGCCGCGCGGTTCCGACGCTGAACGTCGAGATTCCCACCGACCCCGTCTCGGAGTTCATGACCGCCGACCTCGTGACCGTCTCCCGGTCGAAGACGGCCCGTGACGCTGCCCAACTGATGATTTCCAACGACATCGAGCAGATTCCGCTCGTCTCCGGCGACGAACTGGTCGGTGTGGTCCGGGACGTCGACCTCTTGGAGGCGCTCGTATGA
- the glyS gene encoding glycine--tRNA ligase has protein sequence MTELDDLAELAKRRGFFFPSNEAYGGTAGFYTYGPEGAALKRNLEDTWRDIFVREEGHMELEAPTVMPEAVFEASGHLDGFDDMIIECVECGSTHRADHLVEDAVEDIEDAEAYDPEAVAELIADHGIECPSCGAPLADTDVEEFNLMFGTNIGPGSSSPGYLRPETAQGIFVEFPRLKEYARNQLPFGVAQIGRAYRNEISPRRALVRVREFTQAELEHFIDPETDEPPLERVADVEVPLYSAEAQNADDGGVEAYTVGEAVEEGVIGSEWVAYYLGRAMDFYERIGIDMERFRYRQHLTGERAHYAADCWDAETELGGNWVEVTGFAYRSDYDLSKHGEYSGEDFTLFRQYDEPKTVERATVDPDMSYLGPEFGGAAGDVADALAALAGRDRSAFDGEEVTVEVDGESYTVPVEKTGFSVEEQTEAGEHITPHVVEPSFGVGRLVYSVLIHRHGTDEVDGEQRAFLDLPADIAPTTVAVFPLMTKDGLDDRAEELAHELRESGFEVAYDDTGNIGRRYRRQDEVGTPYCVTVDYETLEDGTVTVRERDSTDQTRVAVEDLSDALRRLVSGATLAEL, from the coding sequence ATGACCGAGTTGGACGACCTCGCGGAGTTGGCCAAGCGCCGTGGCTTCTTCTTCCCGTCGAACGAGGCCTACGGCGGCACGGCCGGTTTCTACACCTACGGTCCGGAGGGCGCGGCGCTGAAGCGCAACCTCGAGGACACCTGGCGCGACATCTTCGTCCGCGAGGAGGGTCACATGGAGTTGGAGGCACCGACCGTGATGCCCGAGGCTGTCTTCGAGGCCTCGGGACACCTCGACGGCTTCGACGACATGATAATCGAGTGTGTCGAGTGTGGGTCGACCCACCGCGCCGACCACCTCGTCGAGGACGCCGTCGAAGACATCGAGGACGCCGAGGCGTACGACCCCGAGGCGGTGGCCGAACTCATCGCCGACCACGGCATCGAGTGTCCCTCCTGTGGCGCGCCGCTGGCCGACACGGACGTCGAGGAGTTCAACCTCATGTTCGGCACGAACATCGGCCCCGGGTCGTCGTCGCCGGGGTATCTCCGGCCCGAAACCGCACAGGGCATCTTCGTCGAGTTCCCCCGACTGAAGGAGTACGCCCGCAATCAGTTGCCGTTCGGCGTCGCCCAAATCGGCCGTGCCTACCGCAACGAGATTTCGCCGCGGCGGGCGCTCGTCCGTGTTCGGGAGTTCACGCAAGCCGAACTGGAGCACTTCATCGACCCTGAAACCGACGAGCCGCCGCTTGAGCGCGTCGCGGACGTCGAGGTGCCGCTGTACTCCGCCGAAGCACAGAACGCCGACGACGGCGGCGTCGAGGCCTACACCGTCGGCGAAGCCGTCGAGGAGGGCGTCATCGGCAGCGAGTGGGTTGCCTACTACCTCGGCCGGGCGATGGACTTCTACGAGCGAATCGGCATCGACATGGAGCGGTTCCGCTATCGCCAGCACCTCACGGGCGAGCGGGCACACTACGCCGCCGACTGCTGGGACGCCGAGACCGAGTTGGGCGGCAACTGGGTCGAGGTGACCGGCTTCGCCTACCGCTCGGACTACGACCTCTCGAAACACGGCGAGTACTCCGGCGAGGACTTCACGCTGTTCCGGCAGTACGACGAACCGAAGACCGTAGAGCGGGCGACGGTCGACCCCGACATGAGCTATCTCGGCCCCGAGTTCGGCGGTGCGGCCGGTGACGTAGCCGACGCCCTGGCGGCGCTTGCTGGTCGGGACCGCTCGGCGTTCGACGGCGAGGAGGTCACTGTCGAGGTCGACGGCGAGTCCTACACCGTCCCCGTCGAGAAGACCGGCTTTTCTGTCGAAGAACAGACCGAGGCCGGCGAGCACATCACGCCGCACGTCGTCGAACCCTCCTTCGGCGTCGGCCGCCTCGTCTACAGCGTCCTCATCCATCGCCACGGCACCGACGAGGTCGACGGCGAACAGCGGGCGTTCCTCGATTTGCCCGCCGACATCGCGCCGACGACGGTCGCCGTCTTCCCGCTGATGACGAAGGACGGCCTCGACGACCGCGCCGAGGAGTTGGCCCACGAACTCCGCGAAAGTGGCTTCGAGGTCGCCTACGACGACACCGGCAACATCGGCCGTCGGTACCGCCGACAGGACGAGGTCGGCACCCCCTACTGCGTGACCGTCGACTACGAGACGCTGGAGGACGGCACGGTGACGGTTCGGGAACGGGACTCAACGGACCAGACCCGCGTCGCCGTCGAGGACTTGTCCGACGCGCTTCGGCGACTGGTCAGCGGTGCGACGCTCGCGGAACTGTAG
- a CDS encoding cation:proton antiporter regulatory subunit gives MTVYESDLPGVGKKFEIEIDDDEQLVVVTHNTGKREVFRRRGEEDSEKLFELSDRLARQVGTILEGAYFQPVATETTETMLDEDTLFEWVAVAEGSELVDKTLAEVDFRETTGTSVVAIQRDDETESNPNADTTIRAGDTLVIIGARDACDRVERLAAGTDTAGEDAAAAADESGDDADTDA, from the coding sequence ATGACCGTCTACGAGTCGGACTTGCCGGGCGTCGGCAAGAAGTTCGAAATCGAAATCGACGACGACGAACAGCTCGTTGTCGTCACCCACAACACCGGTAAGCGGGAGGTGTTCCGCCGACGAGGCGAGGAGGACTCCGAGAAACTGTTCGAACTCTCGGACCGACTGGCCAGACAGGTGGGGACGATTCTGGAGGGCGCGTACTTCCAGCCGGTCGCCACCGAGACGACCGAGACGATGCTCGACGAGGACACGCTGTTCGAGTGGGTCGCCGTCGCCGAGGGGTCGGAGTTGGTCGACAAGACGCTAGCGGAAGTCGACTTCCGGGAGACGACCGGCACGTCCGTCGTCGCAATCCAGCGCGACGACGAGACAGAATCCAACCCCAATGCGGACACCACCATCCGGGCAGGGGATACGCTGGTCATCATCGGCGCCCGCGACGCCTGTGACCGCGTTGAGCGACTGGCCGCCGGGACTGACACGGCCGGCGAGGATGCCGCGGCGGCGGCCGACGAATCCGGCGACGACGCAGACACGGACGCCTGA
- a CDS encoding cation:proton antiporter, producing MAALLFEAGVMFSVLAVAGAVAHRIDLSVIPFYVVSGVLVSPYVFGALGLPALQDQEFITLLAEFGIVFLLFFLGLEFSLDRLLESKENIGKAGALDLAVNLPIGVAIGLALGWSVLEAFVLGGIVYISSSAVITKSLIDLGWIANDEAQPMLGTLVFEDLFIAFYLAVLSAVILGGGTFIEVLQQVAIAMGFLAVLVGAVYFGSAYFEAFLDVDSQEMFVIRAVAITVLVAGGALALGVSEAVAAFFIGMGFSGTDHLHDLERRLIPLRDVFAAVFFFWIGLNTDPTVFGSVAIAGLLAVLVVATTPTKLLTGFLSGRIYGLDDRRSVRVGCGMVTRGEFSLIIAALAAGSGGSVVLTETIPSVAVGYVLVMSILGTLFMQYAGLFERFVVSEEPAPAGAD from the coding sequence ATGGCGGCGCTGTTGTTCGAGGCGGGTGTGATGTTTAGCGTTCTCGCCGTCGCCGGGGCGGTCGCACACCGCATCGACCTGTCGGTCATCCCGTTTTACGTCGTCTCCGGGGTGCTCGTCAGTCCGTACGTCTTCGGGGCGCTCGGCCTGCCCGCCCTACAGGACCAGGAGTTCATCACGCTGTTGGCGGAGTTCGGTATCGTCTTCCTTCTGTTCTTTCTCGGCCTAGAATTCAGCCTCGACCGACTGCTCGAATCGAAGGAGAACATCGGGAAAGCCGGCGCGCTGGACCTCGCGGTCAATCTCCCCATCGGCGTTGCCATCGGTCTCGCCTTGGGATGGTCGGTTCTGGAGGCGTTCGTCCTCGGCGGCATCGTCTACATCTCCTCGTCGGCGGTCATCACGAAATCGCTCATCGATTTGGGGTGGATCGCAAACGACGAGGCCCAACCGATGCTCGGGACGCTCGTCTTCGAGGACCTGTTCATCGCCTTCTACCTCGCCGTGCTGTCTGCGGTGATACTCGGCGGTGGGACGTTCATCGAGGTGCTCCAGCAGGTCGCAATCGCGATGGGCTTTCTGGCCGTCCTCGTGGGCGCGGTCTACTTCGGGTCGGCGTACTTCGAGGCGTTTCTCGACGTCGATTCCCAGGAGATGTTCGTCATCCGGGCCGTCGCCATCACCGTCCTCGTCGCCGGCGGCGCGCTCGCCCTCGGCGTCAGCGAGGCCGTCGCTGCCTTCTTCATCGGCATGGGCTTTTCGGGGACCGACCACCTTCACGACCTCGAACGGCGACTCATCCCGCTCAGGGACGTGTTCGCGGCCGTCTTCTTCTTCTGGATAGGGCTCAACACCGACCCGACCGTCTTCGGGAGTGTGGCGATTGCCGGCCTCCTCGCCGTGTTAGTCGTCGCGACGACGCCGACGAAACTCCTGACGGGCTTTCTCAGCGGCCGTATCTACGGTCTCGACGACCGCCGTAGCGTCCGAGTCGGCTGTGGGATGGTCACTCGGGGGGAGTTCTCGCTCATCATCGCGGCGCTGGCGGCCGGCTCCGGCGGCTCGGTCGTGCTGACCGAGACGATTCCCTCCGTGGCCGTCGGCTACGTCCTCGTGATGAGCATCCTCGGGACGCTGTTCATGCAGTACGCCGGCCTGTTCGAACGGTTTGTCGTCAGTGAGGAGCCAGCGCCCGCCGGCGCGGACTGA
- the eif1A gene encoding translation initiation factor eIF-1A: MTEETQRKNLRMPGEDEMFAVVTEMLGGRRVRLRCNDGKERMGRIPGRMRFRTWVNKDDVVLIEPWSFQDEKADVEWRYDGQDAAQLRREGHID, from the coding sequence GTGACAGAAGAGACACAACGTAAGAACCTCCGGATGCCGGGGGAAGACGAGATGTTCGCCGTCGTAACCGAGATGCTGGGTGGCCGCCGCGTGCGCCTCCGGTGTAACGACGGCAAGGAGCGAATGGGCCGGATTCCCGGTCGCATGCGCTTCCGGACGTGGGTCAACAAGGACGACGTGGTTCTCATCGAGCCGTGGTCGTTCCAAGACGAGAAGGCGGACGTCGAATGGCGCTACGACGGGCAAGACGCCGCCCAACTGCGTCGCGAAGGCCACATCGACTGA